In the genome of Meles meles chromosome 2, mMelMel3.1 paternal haplotype, whole genome shotgun sequence, one region contains:
- the LOC123936919 gene encoding 40S ribosomal protein S29-like, with the protein MVENTCIWELFPFCLIASEEVKVGPQLLCWSHPRKFHQGSNSCRVCSDLRGLIQKYDLYMCCQCFRQDVKKISFITLD; encoded by the exons ATGGTTGAG AACACGTGCATTTGGGAGCTCTTCCCTTTTTGCCTCATTGCATCTGAGGAAGTTAAGGTGGGTCCCCAGCTGCTCTGCTGGAGCCATCCAAGAAAATTCCACCAGGGTTCGAATTCTTGCCGCGTCTGCTCAGACCTTCGGGGTCTGATCCAGAAATATGACCTCTATATGTGCTGCCAGTGTTTCCGTCAGGACGTGAAGAAGATCAGCTTCATTACTTTGGATTAA